Genomic DNA from Alphaproteobacteria bacterium:
ATCAAAAACCTGTTGATACAGACTTGCATCAACATCTGTTAAAATTTGTGGCAAATCCGCCGCCCAAATATTCAGCGGCAAAATAACCCCAATTAAAATTGTGAAAAATTTCTTCATCTTATATCATCAGAACAGCGACGTTTTCGGTAATTTGCATACAACCGCATCATCTGCATCCTCGGGTATTTGATCGATAATTTTTTTAAAGTCTGAAACACGTGAAAACTTGCGATACACGGATGAAAAACGCACAAATGCAATCGGGTCCAGATTTAACAATGAATCCGACACCATCTGACCGACCATGGCACTGGTTACCGTATCATCGGGCGTTTCTGTTTCCAATCTGCGCTGAATCGACGCCACCAAACGCTCAATCTGTTCATCGCCGACATCACGGTTACGACATGCCAACTTAATACTGCGGCGCAGTTTTTCACGATCAAAAGGTTCTAATTTACCGCTGTTTTTGCGCACAACCAAGTCACGCATTTGCACGCGTTCAACCGTTGTGAATTTCGCACCACACTGTTCACACACACGTCTGCGACGAATAATCGCGTCCCCAATATCCGGGCGCGAATCCGTAACACGACTCTCCGTAGAATTACAATATGGACATCTCATAACACATATACGGTAGCAATCAAAT
This window encodes:
- the nrdR gene encoding transcriptional repressor NrdR translates to MRCPYCNSTESRVTDSRPDIGDAIIRRRRVCEQCGAKFTTVERVQMRDLVVRKNSGKLEPFDREKLRRSIKLACRNRDVGDEQIERLVASIQRRLETETPDDTVTSAMVGQMVSDSLLNLDPIAFVRFSSVYRKFSRVSDFKKIIDQIPEDADDAVVCKLPKTSLF